One window of the Bacillus sp. (in: firmicutes) genome contains the following:
- the hemC gene encoding hydroxymethylbilane synthase produces MRKIVVGSRRSKLALTQTKWVIDQLKQLGVPFEFEIKEIVTKGDRILDITLSKVGGKGLFVKEIEQAMLNKEIDMAVHSMKDMPAVLPDGLMIGCVPKREDPRDVLISKRNVPLRDLSKGAVIGTSSLRRSAQLLSFRPDLNIKWIRGNIDTRLAKLETEEYDGIILAAAGLSRMGWSDEVITEYLHEDICLPAVGQGALAIECREDDEELLRELQRLNCRYTASTVMAERTFLHRLEGGCQVPIAGYATMNKGNDIILTGMVGTPDGRTILKDQAIGKDPVAVGEALAKKLMDLGAKKMIDAVKEDLERS; encoded by the coding sequence ATGAGAAAAATTGTTGTTGGGTCAAGAAGGAGTAAATTAGCGTTAACGCAAACGAAATGGGTGATTGATCAATTAAAACAACTTGGGGTTCCGTTTGAGTTTGAAATAAAAGAAATTGTGACAAAAGGGGACCGCATTTTAGATATCACCTTATCAAAAGTAGGCGGAAAAGGTCTTTTTGTTAAAGAAATTGAACAAGCGATGCTCAATAAAGAAATCGATATGGCAGTACATAGTATGAAAGATATGCCAGCTGTTCTGCCAGACGGTTTAATGATTGGTTGTGTCCCAAAACGAGAAGATCCACGCGATGTTCTTATTTCTAAAAGAAATGTTCCACTTCGTGATCTTTCAAAAGGTGCGGTGATTGGTACGAGCAGCTTACGTCGAAGCGCACAACTCCTGTCATTTCGTCCGGACTTAAACATTAAATGGATTCGAGGGAATATTGACACTCGACTAGCCAAACTAGAAACGGAAGAATACGATGGGATCATTTTAGCAGCTGCGGGCTTATCTCGAATGGGCTGGTCCGATGAGGTCATAACGGAGTACTTACATGAAGATATTTGCTTACCAGCTGTTGGACAAGGAGCTCTCGCGATTGAATGTCGTGAAGATGATGAAGAGCTTCTTCGTGAACTACAACGCTTAAACTGTCGTTATACAGCTTCTACTGTGATGGCCGAACGTACTTTTCTTCATCGCTTAGAAGGTGGATGTCAAGTACCGATTGCCGGTTATGCCACGATGAATAAAGGAAATGACATCATCTTAACGGGAATGGTCGGAACCCCGGATGGCCGAACCATTCTAAAAGACCAAGCGATTGGGAAAGACCCAGTAGCAGTCGGAGAAGCGTTAGCAAAAAAATTAATGGACCTCGGTGCAAAGAAAATGATTGACGCAGTGAAGGAGGACCTTGAACGGTCATGA
- the ysxE gene encoding spore coat protein YsxE encodes MGGNQEQVKEILASYRIEPNFIESYGKVFKIYSMKGTFALKRMKAKHGMDFIRHVQTLYQMGFNRIVPIYPTVDGRYAVLKDQHLYYLMPWLPNDVKEDRTERFREMFRQLARMHLISSKEITLKENERQAHYEKMTETWKKEQEALQEMIERCESKTYMSPFELYFCMYYHEITLAYQYAIRKLEEWYEETKEEKKTRVVITHGKVSPEHFLFDENGYGFFTNYERAKMTTPIHDLLPFIARLLKTYPKQHEECIDWIYTYWHHFPFKKDEFLLFQSYLAHPGHMYRLSQDYFNRPKKQSELRSVAKLQQSYWLLKNTEYVSIRMDEIEKSKVEQQKEAQTTSQSE; translated from the coding sequence ATGGGAGGGAATCAAGAACAAGTTAAAGAAATCTTAGCATCTTATCGTATCGAACCGAACTTTATTGAATCGTATGGGAAAGTATTTAAAATCTACTCTATGAAAGGGACGTTTGCGTTAAAACGAATGAAGGCAAAACATGGAATGGATTTTATTCGGCATGTACAAACGTTATATCAAATGGGGTTTAATCGAATCGTCCCAATCTATCCAACGGTTGATGGAAGGTATGCAGTATTAAAAGATCAACATTTATATTATTTAATGCCTTGGTTACCGAATGATGTGAAAGAAGACCGGACAGAACGTTTCCGGGAAATGTTTCGTCAATTGGCTCGCATGCATCTAATTTCGTCAAAGGAAATCACGTTAAAAGAAAATGAACGTCAAGCCCATTATGAAAAAATGACGGAAACGTGGAAAAAAGAACAAGAAGCATTACAAGAAATGATTGAACGGTGTGAAAGTAAAACGTACATGTCTCCGTTCGAACTTTATTTCTGTATGTATTATCACGAAATCACGTTAGCGTATCAATACGCCATTAGAAAATTAGAAGAGTGGTACGAAGAAACGAAAGAAGAAAAGAAAACGCGGGTTGTCATTACGCACGGAAAAGTATCACCAGAGCATTTTTTATTTGACGAAAATGGTTATGGTTTTTTTACAAACTACGAGCGGGCGAAAATGACAACGCCAATTCATGATTTACTGCCATTTATAGCACGGTTGCTCAAAACATATCCCAAACAGCATGAAGAATGCATCGATTGGATATACACGTATTGGCACCACTTTCCATTCAAAAAAGATGAATTTCTGCTATTTCAAAGTTATTTAGCCCATCCTGGACATATGTATCGTCTTTCTCAAGACTATTTTAATCGTCCGAAAAAACAGAGCGAATTACGTTCGGTCGCTAAATTACAACAATCTTACTGGTTATTAAAGAATACAGAATATGTGTCTATACGAATGGATGAAATTGAAAAATCAAAGGTTGAGCAACAAAAAGAAGCCCAAACCACTTCGCAAAGTGAGTAA
- the spoVID gene encoding stage VI sporulation protein D, which translates to MTHEHGLRFSIEESVWFQNGQEVAELMTISLDPNITIKEDEQFVYVKGVLELSGEYIACEEKIDEEESKSYPSYKFVRHVEQKEDGVHLFSHSLPIDITIPTSRIGQIEDVDVIIDTFDYVLPEKACLQLTANVTITGIQEESTSQNVEYELAYRSSALDVSESTTEEVEGKDQDYDDTLFDTFEGEAKKQPEHSYGEHPFSIPIQYNDTYPSLTPLDGEEEKRQESEQARYHHAFDEPYPLESSSSKTLSFDESSNAPPSESYAEQVHDYSYDQPHVNDSQEDELLTEYESFSEDESSSSESFEEEPVQQKKKKKKKSDGISLTEFFARKEEETSARLKVCIVQGGETIEELAERYQISVQQLLRVNHLESTQGVYEGQVLYIPTSVTINK; encoded by the coding sequence TTGACACATGAACATGGCTTGCGATTTTCCATTGAAGAATCCGTTTGGTTTCAAAACGGACAGGAAGTCGCCGAGTTAATGACGATATCGTTAGATCCCAATATAACGATTAAAGAAGATGAGCAATTTGTATATGTAAAAGGAGTATTAGAACTATCTGGTGAATATATCGCCTGTGAAGAGAAGATTGATGAGGAAGAGTCCAAATCCTATCCGTCCTACAAATTTGTTCGTCATGTTGAGCAAAAGGAAGATGGAGTTCATCTCTTTTCCCATTCCTTACCGATTGATATCACCATTCCTACCTCAAGAATTGGGCAAATTGAAGACGTTGACGTCATTATTGATACGTTTGATTATGTCCTTCCAGAGAAAGCATGCTTACAATTAACAGCTAATGTCACGATAACGGGGATTCAAGAAGAAAGCACTTCCCAAAACGTCGAATATGAATTGGCGTATCGTTCAAGCGCACTAGATGTAAGTGAAAGTACGACTGAGGAAGTAGAAGGGAAGGATCAAGATTACGACGACACACTTTTTGATACGTTCGAAGGAGAAGCAAAAAAACAGCCTGAACATTCATATGGTGAACATCCATTCTCTATTCCGATTCAATATAATGATACCTATCCGTCCTTAACACCATTAGATGGAGAGGAAGAAAAACGTCAAGAAAGTGAGCAGGCACGATATCATCATGCTTTCGATGAACCGTACCCATTAGAATCATCTAGTTCAAAAACGTTAAGTTTCGACGAATCTAGTAACGCCCCACCTTCTGAATCTTACGCAGAGCAGGTACATGATTATTCGTATGACCAACCACATGTAAATGATTCACAAGAAGATGAATTGTTAACAGAGTATGAGTCTTTCTCGGAAGATGAGTCATCATCATCCGAATCTTTTGAGGAAGAGCCAGTACAACAAAAGAAAAAGAAAAAAAAGAAAAGCGATGGCATTTCGTTAACTGAGTTTTTTGCTAGAAAAGAAGAGGAAACATCGGCTCGGTTAAAGGTTTGTATTGTTCAAGGAGGAGAAACAATTGAGGAGTTAGCTGAACGCTACCAAATTAGCGTGCAACAGCTTTTGCGAGTAAACCATTTAGAGTCAACACAAGGTGTTTATGAAGGGCAAGTACTGTATATACCGACTTCGGTAACCATAAATAAATAA
- the hemB gene encoding porphobilinogen synthase has translation MEIQFDRHRRLRQSDAMRALVRETYLRVEDLIYPIFVVEGKKKKNPVASMPGVYQLSLDYLREEMDEVVSLGIQSVIVFGVPLEKDEYGKQAYHDHGIVQEAIRFIKKEYPQIVVVADTCLCQYTSHGHCGIVENGKVLNDPTLNLLAQTAVSQAKAGADIIAPSNMMDGFVAAIRKGLDEAGFEHVPIMSYAVKYASSFYGPFRDAAHSSPQFGDRKTYQMDPANRREALREARSDVKEGADFLMVKPALSYLDIIRDLKNEFDLPIVAYNVSGEYSMIKAAAQNGWIDEKAVVLEMLTSMKRAGTDLIITYFAKDVARWLKEQ, from the coding sequence ATGGAGATTCAATTTGATCGTCACCGTCGATTACGGCAGTCTGACGCAATGCGTGCATTAGTACGTGAAACCTACTTACGTGTGGAAGATCTCATTTATCCTATTTTTGTTGTTGAAGGGAAAAAGAAAAAGAATCCGGTTGCCTCTATGCCAGGGGTTTACCAACTTTCGCTTGATTATTTACGAGAAGAGATGGATGAAGTTGTCTCATTAGGTATCCAGTCAGTTATCGTATTTGGAGTTCCATTAGAAAAAGACGAATATGGAAAACAGGCATACCACGACCATGGTATTGTGCAGGAAGCGATTCGCTTTATTAAAAAAGAATATCCACAAATTGTCGTTGTAGCCGATACATGTCTTTGCCAATATACGAGCCATGGCCATTGTGGAATTGTCGAGAATGGAAAAGTTTTAAATGATCCAACATTAAATCTTCTTGCCCAAACAGCTGTTAGTCAAGCGAAGGCGGGTGCTGATATTATTGCACCATCGAATATGATGGACGGGTTTGTGGCCGCCATTCGCAAAGGATTAGATGAAGCCGGATTTGAACATGTCCCGATTATGTCGTATGCGGTTAAATACGCTTCGAGCTTTTACGGACCGTTCCGTGATGCAGCACACAGTTCACCACAATTTGGTGATCGCAAAACGTATCAAATGGATCCAGCAAACCGTCGAGAAGCTCTACGTGAAGCTCGTTCTGACGTAAAAGAAGGGGCGGACTTTTTAATGGTAAAACCAGCGCTTTCGTATTTAGATATTATTCGTGATTTGAAAAACGAATTTGATTTACCAATCGTTGCTTATAACGTGAGTGGTGAATATTCGATGATTAAGGCAGCTGCACAAAACGGTTGGATTGACGAAAAAGCGGTTGTTTTAGAAATGTTAACAAGTATGAAACGAGCAGGAACGGATTTAATTATTACGTATTTCGCAAAAGATGTCGCTCGTTGGTTAAAAGAACAATAA
- a CDS encoding valine--tRNA ligase, translating into METKEISMPTKYDPKSIEKGRYEWWLNGKFFEAKDDPDKEPYTIVIPPPNVTGKLHLGHAWDTTLQDIITRMKRMQGYDVLWLPGMDHAGIATQAKVEEKLRNEGKSRYDLGREKFVEETWKWKEEYADHIRKQWAKLGLGLDYSRERFTLDEGLSKAVREVFVSLYKKGLIYRGEYIINWDPVTKTALSDIEVIYKDVQGSLYHMKYPLADGSGYIEVATTRPETMLGDTAVAVHPEDERYKHLIGKTVILPIVGREIPIIADEYVDMEFGSGAVKITPAHDPNDFEIGNRHNLPRILVMNEDGTMNDEAGPYKGLDRFECRKQIVKDLQEQGVLFKIEEHLHSVGHSERSGAVVEPYLSTQWFVKMKPLAEAAIELQKTENKVQFVPERFEKTYLHWLEDIRDWCISRQLWWGHRIPAWYHKETGEVYVDHEPPKDIENWEQDPDVLDTWFSSALWPFSTMGWPDESADDYQRYYPTNCLVTGYDIIFFWVSRMIFQGIEFTGQRPFKDVLIHGLVRDAQGRKMSKSLGNGVDPMDVIDQYGADSLRYFLATGSSPGQDLRFSMEKVEAIWNFANKIWNASRFALMNMGGLTYDEIDLTGKKSVADEWILTRLNETIETVTKLAEKYEFGEVGRALYNFIWDDLCDWYIEMAKLPLYGDDEEAKKTTRSVLAFVLDHTMRLLHPFMPFITEEIWQNLPHQGESITVAPWPKVDPSLTNVDAANEMKLLVDIIRSVRNIRAEVNTPMSKPIQLMIKAKDEHVLRQLEKNKAYIERFCNPSDLTIATTLEAPDKAMTAVVSGAELFLPLEGLINIEEEIARLEKELEKWNKEVERVQKKLANENFLKKAPEKIVAEERAKEKDYLEKKAAVEARIKELKGE; encoded by the coding sequence ATGGAAACGAAAGAAATTTCGATGCCTACGAAATACGATCCGAAGTCCATTGAAAAGGGTCGTTATGAATGGTGGTTAAACGGCAAATTTTTTGAAGCAAAAGATGATCCGGATAAAGAACCGTATACAATTGTTATTCCACCACCGAACGTAACTGGAAAACTTCATTTAGGTCATGCGTGGGATACGACGTTACAAGATATTATTACTCGCATGAAACGTATGCAAGGATACGATGTGCTCTGGCTTCCAGGAATGGACCATGCAGGAATTGCTACTCAAGCGAAAGTAGAAGAAAAATTGCGTAACGAAGGAAAATCTCGTTACGATTTAGGACGGGAGAAGTTTGTTGAAGAAACGTGGAAATGGAAAGAAGAGTACGCTGACCATATTCGTAAGCAATGGGCCAAACTTGGACTAGGCCTCGATTACTCTCGTGAACGTTTCACGTTAGATGAAGGACTTTCAAAAGCGGTTCGGGAAGTGTTCGTTTCACTTTATAAAAAAGGATTAATTTATCGTGGAGAATACATTATTAACTGGGACCCAGTAACGAAAACCGCTTTATCCGACATTGAAGTTATTTACAAGGACGTACAAGGTTCCCTTTATCATATGAAATATCCGTTAGCTGACGGTTCAGGTTATATTGAAGTGGCAACTACTCGTCCAGAAACGATGCTCGGAGACACAGCTGTCGCTGTTCATCCTGAAGACGAGCGTTATAAACATTTAATTGGCAAAACGGTCATTTTACCAATTGTTGGTCGTGAAATCCCGATTATTGCTGACGAATACGTCGATATGGAATTCGGTTCTGGTGCAGTAAAAATTACACCAGCCCATGACCCGAACGACTTTGAAATTGGTAACCGTCACAATTTACCTCGTATTTTAGTGATGAACGAAGATGGTACGATGAATGACGAAGCGGGGCCATATAAGGGACTTGACCGTTTTGAGTGCCGCAAACAAATTGTAAAAGATCTTCAAGAGCAAGGAGTACTCTTTAAAATCGAAGAACATTTACATTCAGTCGGACACTCTGAACGAAGCGGTGCGGTCGTCGAACCTTACCTATCTACTCAATGGTTCGTAAAGATGAAGCCGTTAGCCGAAGCGGCAATTGAACTTCAAAAAACGGAAAACAAAGTACAGTTCGTTCCAGAACGCTTTGAGAAAACATATTTACATTGGTTAGAAGATATTCGAGACTGGTGTATTTCACGACAATTATGGTGGGGGCATCGTATCCCGGCTTGGTATCACAAAGAAACGGGTGAAGTATATGTCGATCATGAACCACCAAAAGACATCGAAAATTGGGAACAAGACCCAGACGTTCTTGATACGTGGTTTAGTTCTGCCCTTTGGCCATTCTCGACCATGGGTTGGCCGGATGAATCTGCTGACGATTATCAACGGTATTATCCAACGAATTGTTTAGTCACAGGGTATGACATTATTTTCTTCTGGGTATCACGGATGATTTTCCAAGGAATTGAATTTACGGGTCAACGTCCATTTAAAGACGTACTAATCCATGGACTTGTCCGCGATGCGCAAGGACGAAAAATGAGCAAGTCATTAGGTAACGGTGTCGACCCAATGGATGTTATTGATCAATACGGTGCGGACTCGTTACGTTACTTCTTAGCAACAGGTAGCTCGCCTGGTCAAGACTTACGTTTCAGCATGGAAAAAGTGGAAGCGATATGGAACTTTGCAAATAAAATTTGGAATGCGTCTAGATTTGCACTTATGAATATGGGTGGCTTGACGTACGATGAAATTGATTTAACCGGTAAAAAATCCGTTGCAGATGAATGGATTTTAACCCGCCTAAATGAAACGATTGAAACGGTAACAAAGCTAGCAGAAAAATACGAGTTCGGTGAGGTAGGCCGTGCCCTATACAACTTCATTTGGGACGATTTATGTGACTGGTACATTGAGATGGCGAAACTTCCTCTTTACGGAGATGATGAGGAAGCGAAAAAGACTACACGTTCTGTCTTAGCCTTTGTCCTAGATCATACGATGCGACTGCTTCATCCATTTATGCCATTTATTACAGAAGAAATTTGGCAAAACTTACCTCATCAAGGAGAGTCCATTACCGTTGCGCCATGGCCTAAGGTCGATCCAAGCCTTACAAACGTAGATGCAGCAAACGAAATGAAATTATTAGTGGATATTATTCGCTCGGTCCGTAACATTCGTGCAGAAGTAAATACGCCGATGAGCAAACCAATTCAACTGATGATTAAGGCGAAAGATGAACACGTATTACGTCAGCTTGAGAAAAATAAAGCGTATATTGAGCGATTCTGTAATCCGAGTGATTTAACAATCGCTACTACCCTTGAAGCACCTGATAAAGCGATGACGGCTGTTGTGTCTGGCGCTGAATTGTTCTTACCACTCGAAGGGCTTATAAACATCGAAGAAGAAATTGCTCGTCTAGAAAAAGAACTTGAAAAATGGAACAAAGAAGTTGAACGAGTTCAAAAGAAATTAGCAAATGAAAACTTCTTGAAAAAAGCACCGGAAAAAATTGTAGCCGAAGAGCGAGCAAAAGAAAAAGATTACTTAGAAAAGAAAGCAGCAGTTGAAGCTCGTATTAAAGAACTAAAAGGAGAATAA
- a CDS encoding uroporphyrinogen-III synthase, whose translation MKSTPSLQGKTVVITRAKKQSKEMKQLIEQHGGTAIEMPMIDFRLRKEGYEISSLFDYDWIFFTSVNSVRFFWELLQQHEIPISSLRCRFGAVGEKTKRALEKKGVSVDFFPTKFTGEEFGTQFVHSAFTGKRILIPKGQLASDVLAATLRKFDYHVDEWIIYETFLPTESNHLMDPSVLKDVDVITFTSPSTVRHFFQLLEQQHLLHFVKKWLIACIGPVTASEVKNHGYDVHICPETYTVPDLIKSINEWYKMRRN comes from the coding sequence ATGAAAAGTACTCCCTCTCTACAAGGGAAAACGGTTGTAATTACTAGGGCAAAAAAACAATCAAAAGAAATGAAACAGCTCATTGAACAACATGGTGGCACGGCCATTGAAATGCCTATGATTGATTTTCGTTTACGTAAGGAAGGGTACGAAATTTCCTCCCTTTTCGACTATGATTGGATTTTTTTTACAAGTGTCAATAGTGTCCGTTTTTTTTGGGAGCTTCTTCAACAACATGAGATTCCGATTTCTTCCTTACGATGTCGATTTGGGGCCGTGGGGGAAAAAACAAAACGGGCTTTAGAAAAAAAAGGAGTTTCAGTTGATTTTTTTCCAACGAAATTTACAGGTGAAGAGTTCGGAACCCAATTCGTACACTCTGCTTTTACTGGAAAACGAATCTTAATTCCAAAAGGACAATTAGCGAGTGATGTGTTAGCGGCAACCTTACGAAAATTTGACTATCATGTAGATGAGTGGATTATTTATGAAACATTTTTACCAACTGAAAGCAATCATTTGATGGATCCGTCTGTGTTGAAGGATGTAGATGTCATCACTTTTACGAGCCCATCAACTGTCCGGCATTTTTTTCAGCTGTTAGAGCAGCAACATCTACTTCACTTCGTCAAGAAATGGTTGATTGCTTGTATCGGCCCAGTAACGGCTTCCGAAGTAAAAAACCACGGCTATGACGTACATATTTGTCCAGAAACGTATACTGTTCCAGATTTAATCAAAAGTATTAACGAATGGTATAAGATGAGGAGGAATTAG
- the hemL gene encoding glutamate-1-semialdehyde 2,1-aminomutase, with translation MARYEHSKAAYQEAVRLMPGGVNSPVRAFKSVKMDPIFMAEGKGSKIYDIDGNEYIDYVLSWGPLILGHANDEVVAAIKKVAEKGTSFGAPTLIENELAKLVIERVPSIEIVRMVSSGTEATMSALRLARGYTGRNKIIKFEGCYHGHGDSLLIKAGSGVATLGLPDSPGVPEGVAMNTITVPYNDLESVQYAFEQYGDDIAGVIVEPVAGNMGVVPPLPGFLEGLREITNEYGALLIFDEVMTGFRVGYNCAQGYFGITPDITCLGKVIGGGLPVGAYGGKAEIMEKIAPSGPIYQAGTLSGNPLAMTAGYETLRQLTPKTYKEFERKADKLEEGLKKAAETYGIPHTINRAGSMIGFFFTNEEVINYETAKSSDLNMFATYYQYMAEEGIFLPPSQFEGLFLSTAHTDEDIEKTIRAAEKAFQKIRGLD, from the coding sequence ATGGCCCGATACGAACATTCAAAAGCAGCTTATCAAGAAGCCGTACGCTTAATGCCAGGTGGGGTGAATAGTCCAGTACGTGCCTTTAAATCGGTCAAGATGGATCCGATTTTTATGGCTGAAGGAAAAGGTTCCAAAATCTACGATATTGATGGAAATGAATACATTGACTACGTATTATCATGGGGTCCACTTATTTTAGGGCATGCGAACGATGAAGTAGTAGCTGCTATTAAAAAAGTAGCGGAAAAAGGAACAAGCTTTGGTGCACCTACGTTAATTGAAAATGAATTGGCGAAATTAGTGATTGAACGCGTACCATCAATTGAAATTGTCCGTATGGTATCTTCAGGTACGGAAGCTACGATGAGTGCGTTACGATTAGCACGTGGATATACGGGACGTAACAAAATTATTAAATTCGAAGGGTGCTATCATGGGCATGGCGACTCGTTGTTAATAAAAGCAGGTTCTGGAGTAGCGACGCTCGGTTTACCAGATAGTCCAGGCGTACCTGAAGGAGTCGCGATGAATACCATTACGGTGCCGTATAATGATTTAGAAAGCGTCCAATATGCGTTTGAACAATATGGTGACGACATTGCCGGTGTCATTGTTGAGCCGGTTGCAGGAAATATGGGAGTTGTCCCTCCGTTACCAGGATTCCTTGAAGGATTACGAGAAATCACCAATGAATACGGAGCCTTGTTAATTTTTGACGAAGTCATGACGGGATTCCGAGTCGGCTATAATTGTGCACAAGGATATTTCGGTATCACCCCTGATATCACTTGCCTAGGAAAAGTCATTGGCGGAGGTTTACCAGTTGGTGCTTACGGCGGTAAAGCAGAAATTATGGAAAAAATCGCCCCAAGCGGACCAATATATCAGGCTGGAACGTTATCTGGAAACCCGCTAGCGATGACTGCTGGCTATGAAACGTTACGCCAACTAACTCCGAAAACTTATAAAGAATTTGAACGAAAAGCGGATAAGTTAGAGGAAGGATTAAAGAAGGCAGCAGAAACGTATGGCATTCCACATACGATTAATCGCGCTGGTTCAATGATTGGATTCTTCTTTACCAATGAAGAAGTCATTAATTACGAAACAGCGAAATCATCTGACTTAAACATGTTTGCAACCTACTATCAATACATGGCAGAAGAAGGGATTTTTCTTCCTCCATCCCAATTTGAAGGATTGTTCCTATCAACAGCTCATACCGATGAAGACATTGAAAAAACGATTCGTGCTGCGGAAAAAGCCTTCCAAAAAATTCGCGGTTTAGATTGA
- the ccsA gene encoding cytochrome c biogenesis protein CcsA, with protein sequence MFEVSIAKLHGIMIFIYAVSILLYFFDFLQQNRKANRIAFWSLTIVWILQTIFLFLYILETKRFPILTLSEGLYFYAWVLVTLSIIINRLLQMDFTVFFTNLLGFSIMVIHTFAPLTIQSEAMAEQLVSELLFIHITMAILSYGAFSLSFVFSLLYLIQYKLLKEKKWGQRLWRIGDLSQLEKMSYVLNAIGVPMLLLSLILGLEWASLNLTSFRWYDPKIIGSFVLLFLYSMFLYLRIRKEMYGKSLAFWNVAAFLIVLINFFLTSSLSSFHFWYM encoded by the coding sequence ATGTTTGAAGTAAGCATTGCTAAGCTTCACGGAATAATGATTTTTATTTACGCTGTTAGTATTTTACTTTATTTTTTTGATTTCCTTCAGCAAAACCGGAAGGCGAATCGCATCGCCTTCTGGTCATTAACGATTGTTTGGATATTACAAACAATCTTTTTATTTCTTTATATTCTTGAAACAAAAAGATTTCCCATCCTCACGTTATCGGAGGGGCTTTATTTTTATGCATGGGTTTTAGTCACATTATCGATTATTATTAATCGCCTGTTGCAAATGGATTTTACCGTGTTTTTTACGAATTTACTAGGATTTTCTATCATGGTGATTCATACATTTGCTCCATTGACCATTCAATCTGAAGCAATGGCTGAACAACTTGTGTCCGAGTTATTGTTTATTCATATAACGATGGCGATTTTATCATATGGGGCTTTTTCTTTATCGTTTGTATTTTCGCTTTTATATTTAATTCAATACAAATTGTTGAAAGAGAAAAAATGGGGACAGCGGCTATGGCGAATTGGAGATTTGTCACAGCTAGAAAAAATGTCATATGTTTTAAACGCAATTGGTGTGCCAATGCTTCTATTAAGCCTCATATTGGGGTTAGAATGGGCATCTTTAAATCTCACTTCGTTTCGATGGTATGACCCCAAAATTATCGGTTCGTTCGTTTTATTATTTCTTTATAGTATGTTTTTATATCTCCGCATCCGAAAAGAGATGTACGGAAAGTCCTTAGCTTTTTGGAACGTTGCCGCTTTTTTAATTGTACTAATCAATTTCTTTTTAACGAGCAGTTTGTCATCATTCCATTTTTGGTATATGTAG